In Hyphomicrobiales bacterium, one DNA window encodes the following:
- a CDS encoding pentapeptide repeat-containing protein codes for MGDPSHIAKVQEGVDQWNAWRKANPRLQPDLTHVDLSGRDLSGIDFRGVGLFEADLSHARLIGANLRQARLVRTRLDNADLTGAKVWGASVWDVSLAGSVQADLLITPRGAEVVTVDDLEVAQFIYLLINNRNLRRVIDTITSKVVLILGRFTPGRKAVLDLLKHELRKRGYVPVLFDFQGPESLDLTETVATLARLSRFVVADLTDPSCIPHELLTIVPDVQVPVVTLIGRGHAPYAMFADLVRKYWWLHAPLEYTDAGEIQDGVLPQVITNAEETRKKILS; via the coding sequence ATGGGAGACCCCTCGCATATCGCTAAGGTGCAAGAAGGCGTCGATCAGTGGAACGCTTGGAGAAAGGCAAATCCGCGCCTGCAACCAGATCTCACACACGTTGATCTCTCCGGACGCGACCTGAGCGGGATCGACTTCCGTGGGGTCGGGCTGTTCGAAGCCGATCTGAGCCATGCCCGGCTTATCGGGGCGAATCTGCGACAGGCTCGCTTGGTCAGGACTCGGCTGGACAACGCAGATCTCACGGGTGCGAAGGTCTGGGGCGCGTCCGTGTGGGATGTGAGTCTTGCTGGTTCAGTGCAGGCGGATCTGCTCATCACGCCGCGTGGTGCCGAGGTCGTGACAGTGGATGACTTGGAGGTGGCGCAGTTCATCTACCTCCTCATCAATAACCGCAATCTACGACGGGTGATCGATACGATCACGTCGAAGGTTGTGCTCATCCTTGGTCGGTTCACACCAGGCCGAAAGGCCGTTCTCGACTTGCTAAAGCACGAACTGCGGAAGAGAGGCTATGTTCCGGTTCTGTTTGACTTTCAGGGTCCTGAGAGCCTTGACCTGACCGAGACGGTAGCTACTCTCGCCCGCCTCTCTCGTTTCGTCGTGGCCGATCTGACGGATCCGTCCTGTATTCCTCACGAGCTTCTGACGATCGTGCCCGACGTTCAAGTACCGGTGGTCACGCTCATCGGCCGGGGGCATGCGCCGTATGCAATGTTCGCTGACTTGGTCCGAAAGTACTGGTGGCTCCATGCCCCACTCGAATATACAGACGCTGGCGAGATCCAAGATGGCGTTCTGCCTCAAGTCATCACGAACGCAGAAGAGACGAGAAAGAAGATCCTTTCGTGA